The following coding sequences lie in one Xanthomonas hyacinthi genomic window:
- a CDS encoding TRAP transporter small permease: MTDPAIAVPAVPLQRLLDRISNLAIGIAAAALLGLVVVQGWQVFTRYVLNDSPSWTEPVTLLLLSTAMSLAAAAGVHTRRHFGFFLLAEKLHAHVRRAIDLIRPLMIAAIGAVIAWWGGVLLLDGLDIKMAGATLPQSINYLPLSIGGALMSVFALYQAWQVLRPATAEGVN, from the coding sequence ATGACCGACCCCGCCATTGCCGTCCCGGCGGTGCCGCTGCAGCGGCTGCTGGACCGGATCTCCAACCTCGCCATCGGCATCGCCGCCGCCGCCCTGCTCGGGCTGGTGGTGGTGCAGGGCTGGCAGGTGTTCACCCGCTACGTGCTCAACGATTCGCCGAGCTGGACCGAGCCGGTGACGCTGCTGCTGCTGAGCACCGCGATGAGCCTGGCCGCGGCCGCGGGCGTGCATACGCGGCGCCATTTCGGTTTCTTCCTGCTGGCCGAGAAGCTGCATGCGCACGTGCGCCGGGCGATCGACCTGATCCGTCCGCTGATGATCGCCGCCATCGGCGCGGTGATCGCCTGGTGGGGCGGGGTGCTGTTGCTGGACGGACTGGACATCAAGATGGCCGGCGCCACGCTGCCGCAGAGCATCAACTACCTGCCGCTGTCGATCGGCGGTGCGCTGATGAGCGTATTCGCGCTGTACCAGGCGTGGCAGGTGCTGCGTCCGGCCACCGCTGAAGGAGTGAACTGA